A region from the Stutzerimonas stutzeri genome encodes:
- a CDS encoding BON domain-containing protein, with translation MNSVRLHALTLALCLAATGCSSVLTATRDDPINDNRGTRTIGSTIDDSLIETKAAVNIAKAHPDLDQASHIIVASYNGVVLLAGQTPRQELKQLAEQAASSVQRVKRVHNELQVLKPSSALARSNDSWLTTKIKTQMLADASVPGSRIKVITENGIVYLLGLVTRQEGNRATSVVQSVSGVQRIVKLFEYID, from the coding sequence ATGAATTCGGTTCGCCTGCACGCCCTCACGCTTGCACTATGCCTGGCCGCCACCGGCTGCAGCTCGGTACTCACGGCCACTCGCGACGACCCCATCAATGACAACCGCGGGACTCGCACGATCGGCAGCACCATCGATGACTCGCTGATCGAAACGAAAGCAGCCGTGAACATCGCCAAAGCCCATCCAGATCTGGATCAGGCGTCGCACATCATCGTCGCCAGCTATAACGGGGTCGTGCTGCTGGCAGGCCAGACGCCGCGCCAAGAACTCAAGCAGCTGGCCGAACAAGCCGCCAGCTCGGTGCAGCGTGTCAAGCGCGTTCACAACGAGCTGCAGGTACTCAAGCCCTCCTCTGCGCTGGCCCGTAGCAACGACTCCTGGCTGACGACCAAGATCAAGACGCAGATGCTCGCCGACGCCAGTGTTCCAGGCTCGCGCATCAAGGTCATTACCGAAAACGGTATCGTCTATCTGCTCGGCCTCGTGACTCGCCAGGAAGGCAATCGCGCGACGAGCGTGGTTCAGAGCGTTTCTGGCGTGCAACGCATCGTCAAGCTGTTCGAATACATAGACTGA
- a CDS encoding phosphoheptose isomerase, whose translation MDMQSRIRQLFQASIETKQSAMEVLAPSIEQAGQVMVNALLSEGKILTCGNGGSAGDAQHFSSELLNRFERERPSLPAIALTTDSSTLTSIANDYSYNEIFSKQIRALGQPGDVLLAISTSGNSANVIQAIQAAHDREMVVVALTGRDGGGMASLLLPEDVEIRVPAKVTARIQEVHLLTIHCLCDLIDNQLFGSEE comes from the coding sequence ATGGACATGCAATCCCGTATACGTCAGCTTTTTCAAGCGAGCATCGAAACCAAGCAGAGCGCCATGGAGGTGCTTGCCCCCAGCATCGAGCAGGCTGGGCAGGTCATGGTCAATGCACTGCTCAGCGAGGGCAAGATTCTCACCTGCGGTAACGGCGGGTCGGCTGGCGATGCGCAGCACTTCTCTTCGGAACTGCTCAACCGCTTCGAACGAGAGCGCCCCAGCCTTCCGGCCATCGCGTTGACGACCGACAGCTCCACGCTCACCTCTATCGCCAACGACTACAGCTATAACGAGATTTTCTCCAAGCAGATCCGAGCGCTGGGTCAGCCGGGAGATGTGCTGCTGGCGATCTCCACCAGCGGCAACTCGGCCAACGTGATCCAGGCCATACAGGCCGCACATGATCGCGAGATGGTCGTGGTCGCACTCACCGGCCGTGACGGCGGCGGCATGGCCTCACTGCTACTGCCTGAAGACGTCGAAATACGCGTCCCGGCGAAAGTGACCGCGCGCATTCAGGAAGTGCACCTGCTGACCATTCACTGCTTGTGCGATCTGATAGATAACCAACTGTTCGGGAGCGAAGAATGA
- a CDS encoding YraN family protein — translation MTTSKQISGQLAEDAAQQHLQRHGLRLLCRNWTCRSGELDLVMLDGDTVVFVEVRYRRHAAWGGALESVDLRKQQKLIKAAQHFLQKESRWARHPCRFDVVALGAAADSAEKPNWIRNAFDG, via the coding sequence TTGACCACCAGCAAGCAGATCAGCGGGCAGCTCGCCGAAGATGCTGCACAGCAGCATCTACAACGGCATGGCCTGCGGCTGCTGTGCCGGAACTGGACCTGCCGCAGCGGCGAGCTTGATCTGGTCATGCTCGATGGCGATACAGTAGTATTCGTCGAGGTTCGCTATAGGCGCCACGCCGCGTGGGGCGGCGCGCTCGAAAGCGTCGACCTGCGCAAACAGCAGAAGCTGATCAAGGCAGCCCAGCATTTCCTGCAGAAGGAGAGTCGCTGGGCGAGGCACCCCTGCCGCTTCGACGTGGTTGCCCTGGGCGCGGCGGCAGACAGCGCGGAGAAGCCCAACTGGATCCGGAATGCGTTCGATGGCTGA
- a CDS encoding penicillin-binding protein activator: MMARLRPFFFLCIAAVLSACASSPSSTLGELPRIPQASTQQLLKEADASNPAEAALLRLSAADQSLQQGNSAQATKILEQVDVAQLMPAQQMFAKTLEAELALADNQPQRALQALQHPAFERLAELPVEQQLRTQLARAQAFSANDQPLEAARERTFIAPLLSGEAAKQNHEAIWALVSSLPIEQLQPTKDADLSGWLSLAAVVKQAGTIGQQQRAIDSWIQQNPNHPAARALPEPLVKLRELADKPLSHVALLLPMDGPLASVARALRDGFLAAHLAARQDLKIELFDSTRLTSLEDFYRQAAASGVELVVGPLDKDMVRQLASRDQLPITTLALNYSDAGQKAPPQLFQFGLAAEDEAREVARRAWADGHRRAVALTPRGDWGNRVFQAFREQWQEQGGTVVAAESLAEPVELANQIADLLQVRSHGDAQPSRRQDVDFLFLAATPQQAQQVRPTLIFQYAGDLPVYATSHLHAATDNRTQYLDLEGIRFTETPWLLDAQLPLRQEIERKWPQARGSLGRLYAMGADAYLLAPRLNQLLALPDTRLDGLSGTLGITPERRIERQLPWAVFHDGEVQPLADAPY, from the coding sequence ATGATGGCTCGTCTTCGCCCGTTCTTCTTCTTATGCATTGCTGCCGTGCTTTCGGCTTGCGCCAGCTCGCCCTCCTCCACACTGGGCGAGCTGCCACGCATCCCGCAGGCATCGACGCAACAGCTGCTGAAGGAAGCCGACGCCAGCAACCCTGCCGAGGCCGCACTGTTGCGCCTGTCGGCGGCCGACCAGAGCCTGCAGCAAGGCAATAGCGCCCAGGCAACGAAGATTCTCGAGCAGGTAGACGTTGCACAGCTGATGCCGGCGCAGCAGATGTTTGCCAAAACCCTGGAAGCGGAGCTGGCGCTGGCCGACAACCAGCCACAACGCGCCCTTCAAGCCCTGCAGCATCCTGCGTTCGAGCGTCTCGCCGAGCTGCCGGTCGAACAGCAGCTGCGCACCCAGCTGGCGCGCGCCCAGGCGTTCAGCGCAAATGATCAGCCGCTGGAAGCCGCGCGCGAAAGAACCTTCATCGCCCCGCTTCTGAGCGGTGAAGCCGCCAAGCAAAATCACGAAGCGATCTGGGCACTCGTGTCGAGCCTGCCGATCGAACAGTTGCAGCCGACCAAGGACGCCGATCTATCCGGCTGGCTGTCGCTGGCAGCTGTCGTGAAACAGGCCGGCACCATCGGGCAGCAACAACGCGCAATCGACTCCTGGATCCAGCAGAACCCCAATCATCCCGCCGCACGCGCACTGCCGGAACCCCTGGTGAAGCTTCGCGAGCTGGCGGACAAACCGCTATCCCACGTGGCGCTCCTGCTGCCGATGGACGGCCCCCTGGCGAGTGTTGCGCGAGCATTGCGTGATGGCTTTCTCGCCGCTCACCTGGCGGCACGCCAGGACCTGAAAATCGAGTTGTTCGACAGCACGCGCTTAACTTCCCTGGAAGACTTCTATCGTCAGGCCGCCGCCTCTGGCGTCGAGCTCGTCGTCGGACCGCTGGACAAGGACATGGTCCGCCAACTGGCCAGCCGCGATCAGCTACCCATCACGACGCTGGCGCTGAATTACAGCGATGCAGGCCAGAAAGCCCCGCCGCAGCTGTTCCAGTTCGGCCTGGCAGCGGAAGACGAGGCTCGTGAAGTGGCGCGCCGGGCCTGGGCCGACGGCCATCGTCGCGCCGTTGCCCTGACGCCTCGCGGCGATTGGGGTAACCGCGTCTTCCAGGCGTTTCGCGAGCAATGGCAAGAGCAGGGAGGAACCGTTGTCGCGGCCGAATCCCTGGCAGAACCGGTCGAGCTGGCCAACCAGATAGCCGATCTGCTGCAAGTGCGCAGCCATGGCGATGCCCAGCCATCGCGCCGCCAGGATGTCGATTTCCTGTTCCTGGCGGCGACTCCTCAGCAGGCGCAGCAAGTCAGGCCCACGCTGATCTTCCAATACGCTGGCGACCTGCCGGTCTATGCCACTTCGCACCTGCACGCCGCCACGGATAACCGCACCCAATACCTCGACCTGGAAGGCATTCGCTTCACGGAGACGCCCTGGCTGCTGGATGCGCAACTCCCTCTTCGCCAGGAAATAGAGCGCAAGTGGCCACAAGCACGCGGCAGCCTCGGCCGTCTGTATGCGATGGGCGCCGATGCCTACCTGCTGGCGCCGCGCCTGAATCAACTGCTGGCGCTTCCAGACACTCGGCTCGACGGCCTGTCCGGCACGCTCGGCATCACGCCAGAGCGACGGATCGAGCGTCAGCTGCCCTGGGCCGTATTCCACGACGGTGAAGTTCAGCCACTGGCGGATGCGCCCTATTGA
- the rsmI gene encoding 16S rRNA (cytidine(1402)-2'-O)-methyltransferase: protein MTAPADANSAVGTLYVVATPIGNLEDVSARALRVLAEVALIAAEDTRHSARLLQHFGIATPLAACHEHNERDEGGRFIKRLLAGDDVALISDAGTPLISDPGYHLVRQARSAGIRVVPLPGACALIAALSAAGLPSDRFIFEGFLPAKQAARRARLELLREEPRTVIFYEAPHRILESLEDLEAVFGPERPAVLARELTKTFETLQGLPLGELRSWVAADSNQQRGECVLVVGGWQAPQGDDAIDQNARRVLRLLLAEMPVKRAAAVAAEITGIRKNLLYQLALEEKSEG, encoded by the coding sequence GTGACTGCGCCAGCTGACGCTAATTCCGCTGTGGGCACGCTCTATGTCGTCGCCACACCCATTGGCAATCTGGAAGATGTCAGCGCCCGGGCGCTGCGTGTCCTGGCCGAGGTGGCGCTGATTGCGGCCGAAGACACCCGTCACTCGGCTCGGCTGCTGCAGCATTTCGGTATCGCCACGCCATTGGCTGCCTGTCATGAGCATAACGAGCGTGACGAGGGCGGTCGCTTCATCAAGCGGCTTCTAGCCGGCGACGATGTGGCGCTGATCTCCGATGCGGGCACTCCGCTGATCTCCGACCCTGGCTATCACCTGGTCAGGCAGGCGCGTTCGGCTGGTATACGCGTTGTCCCGCTACCGGGTGCCTGTGCGTTGATTGCCGCACTTTCCGCGGCGGGCCTGCCTTCCGATCGCTTCATCTTCGAGGGCTTTCTGCCCGCCAAGCAGGCTGCGCGTCGTGCTCGTCTCGAGTTGCTGCGTGAAGAGCCGCGCACGGTGATTTTCTATGAGGCGCCGCATCGTATCCTTGAGTCCCTGGAGGATCTGGAGGCGGTGTTCGGTCCGGAGCGCCCGGCGGTGCTGGCGCGTGAGCTGACCAAGACATTCGAGACGCTGCAAGGGCTCCCGCTGGGCGAGCTGCGCTCTTGGGTGGCCGCGGACAGCAACCAGCAGCGTGGCGAGTGCGTGCTGGTGGTGGGTGGCTGGCAGGCGCCACAGGGTGATGACGCGATCGACCAGAACGCTCGTCGAGTGTTGCGCCTGTTGCTGGCCGAGATGCCGGTCAAGCGCGCCGCGGCTGTTGCCGCCGAAATAACCGGCATCAGGAAAAACCTGCTTTATCAGCTTGCACTGGAGGAGAAAAGCGAGGGCTGA
- the mraZ gene encoding division/cell wall cluster transcriptional repressor MraZ, with protein MFRGANAISLDAKGRLAMPSRYRDELVSRCEGQLIVTIDAVDRCLCIYPLPEWEQIEAKLRELPSLREESRRLQRLLIGNAVDLEMDGSGRVLVPPRLREYAGLDKRAMLVGQLNKFSLWNEDDWNAQADADLAAIKQPGALPEELRDLIL; from the coding sequence GTGTTTCGCGGAGCAAACGCCATCAGTCTCGATGCCAAAGGGCGGCTAGCCATGCCCAGCCGGTATCGTGACGAGCTCGTTTCGCGCTGCGAAGGTCAGCTGATCGTCACCATCGATGCGGTTGATCGATGCCTTTGTATTTACCCACTGCCCGAATGGGAGCAGATCGAAGCCAAGCTGCGAGAGCTGCCGTCGTTGAGAGAAGAGAGTCGTCGGCTGCAGCGCTTGCTGATCGGTAACGCGGTCGATCTGGAGATGGATGGCAGCGGCCGGGTGCTGGTGCCACCGCGCTTGCGTGAATATGCGGGGCTGGACAAGCGGGCCATGCTGGTCGGCCAGCTGAACAAGTTCAGCCTGTGGAACGAGGACGACTGGAACGCACAAGCGGATGCGGACCTGGCGGCCATCAAACAACCCGGCGCCTTGCCGGAAGAACTACGTGATCTAATCCTGTGA
- the rsmH gene encoding 16S rRNA (cytosine(1402)-N(4))-methyltransferase RsmH — protein MTQTSAYNHVTVLLDEAVAALAVRADGRYLDGTFGRGGHSRLLLRQLGPDGCLLGFDKDPLAIATGQALAAEDGRFVVVQRSFAELGAEVAQRGWTGTLSGVLLDLGVSSPQLDDPERGFSFLNDGPLDMRMDPSRGVSAAEWIATASEEDIARVFKEYGEERFAKRMARAVVQRRAERPFERTADLAQVLTVANPAWEKGKNPATRAFQGLRIFINNELGDLEAGLDAALEALEVGGRLVVISFHSLEDRIVKQFMRRHAKGEADTLPRDLPIIPEKFVPRLKLLGKPQYASAEEVKANPRSRSAVMRVAEKLR, from the coding sequence GTGACCCAGACCAGCGCCTATAACCATGTGACCGTATTGCTCGACGAGGCCGTTGCGGCACTCGCCGTGCGCGCGGATGGTCGCTATCTGGATGGAACCTTCGGGCGCGGGGGGCATAGCCGCCTTCTGTTGCGGCAGCTTGGGCCTGATGGCTGTTTGCTAGGCTTCGACAAGGATCCCCTGGCAATCGCTACGGGACAAGCACTGGCGGCCGAGGATGGCCGCTTTGTCGTTGTGCAGAGAAGTTTCGCCGAGCTGGGTGCCGAAGTGGCGCAGCGCGGCTGGACCGGGACTTTGAGCGGTGTCTTGCTCGATCTCGGCGTATCTTCGCCGCAGTTGGACGATCCCGAGCGCGGCTTCAGCTTCCTCAACGACGGCCCGCTGGATATGCGCATGGATCCCAGTCGTGGCGTCAGTGCTGCAGAGTGGATCGCCACAGCCAGCGAAGAGGACATCGCTCGCGTATTCAAGGAATACGGTGAAGAACGTTTCGCCAAGCGTATGGCGCGTGCGGTCGTGCAGCGGCGCGCCGAGCGCCCGTTCGAGCGCACGGCCGACCTCGCTCAAGTGCTGACGGTCGCCAATCCGGCCTGGGAAAAAGGCAAGAACCCCGCGACCCGCGCCTTTCAAGGGCTGCGCATTTTCATCAATAACGAACTCGGCGACCTCGAGGCCGGCCTTGATGCTGCCCTGGAGGCGCTCGAGGTCGGTGGCCGGCTGGTCGTGATCAGCTTCCATTCGCTGGAAGACCGTATCGTCAAGCAGTTCATGCGGCGTCACGCCAAGGGCGAGGCCGATACCCTTCCGCGCGACCTGCCGATCATCCCTGAGAAGTTCGTGCCACGCCTGAAGCTACTGGGTAAGCCGCAGTACGCGTCGGCTGAAGAAGTCAAGGCAAACCCCCGCTCACGCAGTGCGGTGATGCGCGTTGCGGAGAAGCTGCGATGA
- the ftsL gene encoding cell division protein FtsL — MSQLRRAMPNGSLLMLVLFIAVLLSAIAVAYSAHWNRQLLNELYGELSVRDKAQAEWGRLILEQSTWTAHNRIETLAAEQLKMHIPAAADVRLVAP, encoded by the coding sequence ATGAGTCAGCTACGGCGTGCCATGCCCAACGGTAGCTTGCTGATGCTGGTGCTGTTCATCGCCGTGCTCTTGTCGGCGATCGCCGTCGCTTACAGCGCCCACTGGAATCGTCAGCTGCTGAACGAACTCTATGGCGAGCTCAGCGTGCGGGACAAGGCTCAGGCGGAATGGGGGCGGCTGATCCTGGAGCAGAGCACCTGGACGGCCCACAATCGTATCGAGACACTGGCGGCCGAGCAGCTGAAAATGCACATCCCGGCAGCAGCCGATGTCAGGCTGGTGGCACCATGA
- a CDS encoding peptidoglycan D,D-transpeptidase FtsI family protein, with protein sequence MKLQGALYPWRFRIVLGLLALMTGALAWRIVDLQVVDQSFLKNQGDARSVRHIPIPAHRGLITDRHGEPLAVSTPVTTLWGNPRELQAAQARWPELAEALGQEPAALAQRLKDQAEREFTYLVRGLTPEQGERVLALGIPGVYSQEEFRRFYPAGEVAAHVVGFTDIDDRGREGLELAYDEWLAGVPGKRQVLKDRRGRLIKDVQVTKNAKAGKTLALSIDLRLQYLAHRELRNALLEFGAKAGSLVMLDVKTGEVLAMVNQPTYNPNNRRNLQPDAMRNRAMTDVFEPGSTMKPISMSAALETGRWKPSDIVEVWPGSLRIGRYTIRDVSRSEGRELDLTGILINSSNVGMSKVAFDIGGAAIHDVMRKVGFGQDTGLGFPGERVGNLPSHREWRKAETATLSYGYGLSVTAVQLAHAYSTLANNGRLVPMSMTRVDQNPEGVEVISPAVAKTLQGMLQEVIEAPRGVFRAQVPGYHVAGKSGTARKASSSSRGYQENAYRSMFAGFGPMKDPRIAVAVVIDEPSKSGYYGGLVSAPVFSRVMSGALRLLNVAPDNLPPAEDIQTAEAAKTKGGRI encoded by the coding sequence ATGAAGCTGCAAGGCGCGCTCTATCCTTGGCGTTTCCGCATCGTGCTGGGGCTTCTGGCGCTGATGACCGGCGCGCTCGCCTGGCGCATCGTCGATCTGCAAGTCGTCGATCAGAGCTTCCTCAAGAACCAGGGCGACGCCCGCAGCGTACGTCACATACCTATTCCGGCGCATCGCGGGTTGATCACCGATCGCCACGGTGAGCCCTTGGCGGTCAGCACTCCAGTCACCACGCTCTGGGGCAACCCCCGGGAATTGCAGGCGGCTCAGGCACGCTGGCCGGAGCTGGCCGAGGCGCTGGGCCAAGAGCCTGCCGCGCTGGCGCAGCGCCTCAAGGACCAAGCCGAGCGCGAGTTCACCTATCTGGTGCGGGGGCTGACGCCCGAGCAGGGCGAGCGTGTGCTGGCGCTGGGCATCCCCGGTGTCTATTCGCAGGAAGAATTTCGCCGCTTCTATCCGGCGGGTGAAGTGGCCGCGCACGTGGTCGGTTTCACCGATATCGACGATCGTGGCCGGGAAGGTCTGGAGCTGGCTTACGACGAGTGGCTGGCGGGCGTTCCCGGCAAGCGGCAAGTGCTCAAGGACCGTCGGGGCCGGCTGATCAAGGACGTTCAGGTGACCAAGAACGCCAAGGCCGGCAAGACCCTGGCGTTGTCCATCGATCTGCGCCTGCAGTATCTGGCGCATCGCGAGCTACGCAACGCGCTGCTGGAGTTCGGTGCCAAGGCGGGCAGCCTGGTCATGCTCGACGTTAAAACGGGCGAGGTGCTGGCCATGGTCAACCAGCCGACTTACAACCCGAACAACCGTCGTAATTTGCAGCCGGACGCCATGCGCAACCGGGCGATGACGGACGTGTTCGAGCCGGGCTCGACCATGAAGCCCATCTCCATGAGCGCTGCGCTGGAAACCGGCCGTTGGAAACCCAGCGATATCGTCGAGGTGTGGCCAGGCTCTTTGCGCATCGGTCGTTACACCATCCGTGACGTTTCCAGGAGCGAAGGCCGCGAGCTGGACCTGACCGGCATTCTGATCAACTCCTCCAACGTCGGCATGAGTAAAGTTGCGTTCGATATCGGCGGTGCGGCGATTCACGACGTCATGCGCAAGGTCGGCTTCGGCCAGGACACCGGCTTGGGCTTCCCTGGCGAACGGGTCGGCAACCTTCCCAGCCATCGAGAGTGGCGCAAGGCCGAAACGGCCACGCTTTCCTATGGCTACGGCCTGTCGGTGACCGCCGTGCAGCTGGCTCATGCCTACAGCACGCTGGCAAACAACGGCCGCCTGGTGCCGATGTCGATGACCCGCGTGGACCAGAACCCGGAGGGCGTCGAAGTGATATCGCCCGCTGTGGCCAAAACCCTGCAAGGCATGCTGCAGGAGGTCATCGAGGCCCCGCGCGGCGTGTTTCGCGCCCAGGTTCCCGGCTATCACGTGGCCGGCAAGAGCGGCACCGCCCGCAAGGCTTCGTCGAGCAGTCGCGGTTATCAGGAAAACGCCTACCGTTCGATGTTCGCCGGTTTCGGTCCCATGAAAGACCCACGCATCGCCGTCGCGGTGGTCATCGATGAGCCAAGCAAAAGTGGCTACTACGGCGGCCTGGTCTCGGCGCCGGTGTTCAGCCGCGTGATGTCTGGCGCGCTGCGCCTGCTGAACGTTGCGCCTGACAACCTGCCGCCGGCCGAAGACATCCAAACGGCCGAGGCGGCCAAGACCAAGGGAGGGCGCATCTGA
- a CDS encoding UDP-N-acetylmuramoyl-L-alanyl-D-glutamate--2,6-diaminopimelate ligase: protein MPMPLNQLLPQASSATLIRELTLDSRKVRPGDLFLAVPGLQHDGRRHIADAISRGAAAIAYEAEGAAHMTAESAVLVPVRRLAEQLSAIAGRFYGEPSRSLHLVGVTGTNGKTSVTYLVAQALDRMGERCGIIGTLGTGFHGELELGQHTTPDPIGVQANLANLRKQGARAVAMEVSSHGLAQGRVAALAFDVAVFTNLSRDHLDYHGSMEAYGEVKARLLKMPGLSCRVVNIDDTFGRALAAQQLDSRLITYSLEDASAYLYCPEVRLDDDGIHARLVTPQGQRALRSPLLGRFNVSNVLAAVGALLGMNYPLDEILAVLPDIEGPVGRMQRLGGGDRPLVVVDYAHTPDALEKVLGALRPHTRGKLLCLFGCGGDRDRGKRALMAEVAERLADRVVVTDDNPRNEDPLQILSEIRAGFTHPERAAFIPGRAEAITNSIGGSELDDVVLLAGKGHEDYQEIKGERTPFSDLDQAALALAAWRDTHA, encoded by the coding sequence ATGCCGATGCCGTTGAATCAGCTGCTGCCCCAGGCCTCGAGCGCCACGCTCATACGTGAGCTTACGCTGGATAGCCGCAAGGTCCGTCCTGGCGACCTGTTCTTGGCAGTGCCCGGGCTGCAGCACGATGGTCGCAGGCATATCGCCGACGCGATCTCCCGTGGCGCGGCGGCCATCGCCTACGAGGCCGAAGGCGCGGCGCACATGACCGCCGAAAGCGCAGTGCTGGTGCCGGTCCGCCGCTTGGCTGAGCAGCTCTCCGCCATTGCCGGACGGTTCTACGGCGAGCCAAGCCGCAGCCTGCATCTGGTAGGCGTCACAGGCACTAATGGCAAGACCAGCGTTACCTATCTGGTTGCCCAGGCTCTCGATCGCATGGGTGAGCGTTGCGGCATCATCGGAACGCTCGGCACCGGTTTTCATGGCGAACTCGAGCTTGGCCAGCACACGACGCCCGACCCCATCGGCGTCCAGGCCAACCTGGCGAACCTGCGCAAGCAGGGGGCTCGGGCAGTGGCGATGGAGGTCTCCTCGCATGGCCTCGCCCAAGGTCGGGTTGCCGCGCTGGCATTCGACGTGGCGGTGTTTACCAACCTCTCGCGCGATCATCTGGATTACCACGGTTCGATGGAAGCCTACGGTGAGGTCAAGGCGCGTCTGCTGAAGATGCCAGGGCTCAGCTGCCGGGTAGTGAACATCGACGACACCTTCGGGCGCGCCCTCGCTGCGCAACAGCTGGACTCACGACTCATCACGTATAGCCTGGAAGACGCCTCGGCCTACCTGTATTGCCCCGAAGTACGGCTCGACGACGATGGTATCCATGCGCGTCTGGTCACGCCTCAGGGCCAGCGTGCCCTGCGCAGCCCGCTGCTGGGTCGCTTCAATGTCAGCAATGTGCTCGCAGCGGTCGGTGCGCTGTTGGGTATGAACTACCCACTGGACGAGATTCTCGCCGTGCTGCCGGACATCGAAGGGCCTGTCGGTCGCATGCAACGTCTGGGGGGCGGCGACCGTCCCTTGGTCGTGGTCGACTATGCGCACACCCCCGACGCGCTGGAAAAGGTCCTTGGCGCCTTGCGGCCGCATACACGGGGCAAGTTGTTGTGCCTGTTCGGTTGTGGTGGCGACCGGGATCGCGGTAAGCGTGCATTGATGGCCGAGGTCGCCGAGCGCCTGGCCGATCGAGTCGTGGTAACCGACGACAACCCGCGCAACGAGGATCCGTTGCAGATCCTCAGTGAAATCCGTGCCGGCTTCACCCACCCGGAGCGAGCCGCCTTCATTCCCGGTCGCGCCGAGGCCATCACCAATAGCATCGGCGGTAGCGAACTGGACGATGTGGTACTGCTGGCCGGCAAAGGCCATGAGGATTATCAGGAGATAAAAGGAGAACGCACGCCGTTCTCCGATCTCGATCAAGCCGCTTTGGCCCTGGCTGCCTGGAGGGATACCCATGCTTGA
- a CDS encoding UDP-N-acetylmuramoyl-tripeptide--D-alanyl-D-alanine ligase — protein MLEAMRLSDLVEVLSGRLVGADATFRSVSTDSRAIEPGQLFIALTGPRFDGHAYLAEVAGKGAVAALVERPVEGVALPQLVVADSRIALGRLGAQNRAAFSGPVAAITGSSGKTSVKELLASILRAAYGAEAVLATRGNLNNDLGAPLTLLELAPRHQAAVIELGASRVGEIAYTVSLTQPDVSLITNAGTAHVGEFGGPEKIVEAKGEILDGLGERGVAVLNRDDRAYATWEKRAAGKRVVSFAIQSPLADFHPASIAYDLRGCPNFVLAGPFGSVRVQLNLLGRHSVANALAAAAAAHALGVAAEHIVAGLESLQPVKGRGVAQMLGNGVRLIDDSYNANPASICAAIDVLAGFAGRTVLALGDMGELGEWAEQGHREVGSYAEGKVDALFAVGPLMAHAVEAFGVGGRHFATQQDLIEALRLEQGNATTILIKGSRSAAMDKVVAALSASGTEKH, from the coding sequence ATGCTTGAAGCCATGCGCCTCAGCGATCTGGTCGAGGTCCTGTCTGGCCGGTTGGTCGGTGCGGACGCGACCTTCCGTTCGGTCAGTACCGACAGTCGCGCCATCGAGCCCGGGCAATTGTTCATCGCGCTGACCGGACCGCGTTTCGATGGTCACGCCTATCTGGCAGAGGTGGCCGGCAAGGGCGCCGTGGCCGCGCTAGTCGAGCGGCCCGTTGAAGGGGTTGCGTTGCCGCAACTGGTGGTCGCCGATAGCCGCATCGCCCTGGGCCGCCTGGGTGCGCAGAATCGCGCCGCGTTCAGCGGCCCTGTTGCCGCGATCACCGGCTCAAGCGGCAAGACCAGCGTCAAGGAACTGCTCGCCAGTATCCTGCGCGCCGCCTACGGTGCTGAAGCCGTACTGGCGACGCGCGGCAATCTCAACAACGACCTCGGCGCGCCGCTGACCTTGCTGGAACTGGCGCCCCGGCACCAGGCGGCCGTCATCGAGTTGGGCGCTTCGCGTGTCGGCGAGATTGCCTACACCGTCAGCCTGACGCAGCCGGATGTCAGTTTGATTACCAACGCCGGGACCGCCCACGTAGGTGAGTTCGGCGGGCCGGAGAAGATCGTCGAAGCCAAGGGCGAGATTCTCGACGGGCTTGGCGAGCGTGGCGTCGCGGTGCTCAATCGTGACGATCGAGCCTATGCGACCTGGGAAAAAAGAGCAGCCGGCAAACGCGTGGTGAGCTTCGCGATCCAGAGCCCGCTGGCGGATTTCCATCCCGCCTCGATCGCCTACGATCTGCGTGGTTGCCCGAATTTCGTGCTGGCCGGCCCGTTCGGCTCCGTGCGCGTGCAACTCAATCTCCTCGGCCGTCACAGCGTCGCCAATGCGCTCGCCGCCGCCGCCGCTGCGCATGCCCTCGGGGTTGCCGCTGAACATATCGTCGCAGGTCTTGAGAGCCTGCAGCCAGTCAAGGGCAGAGGTGTTGCGCAAATGCTCGGCAACGGCGTGCGTCTCATCGACGACAGCTACAACGCCAATCCCGCATCGATCTGCGCCGCTATCGACGTGCTGGCCGGTTTTGCAGGCCGTACCGTGCTGGCGCTGGGCGACATGGGCGAATTGGGTGAGTGGGCCGAACAGGGCCATCGTGAGGTCGGCAGCTACGCCGAGGGCAAGGTGGACGCACTGTTCGCGGTAGGCCCGTTGATGGCGCACGCAGTCGAGGCGTTCGGGGTCGGCGGCCGTCATTTCGCCACTCAGCAAGACCTGATCGAAGCATTGCGCCTGGAACAGGGCAACGCCACCACCATTTTGATCAAGGGATCACGGAGCGCCGCGATGGATAAGGTCGTCGCCGCGCTGTCCGCGTCCGGCACGGAGAAACACTGA